One Palaemon carinicauda isolate YSFRI2023 chromosome 4, ASM3689809v2, whole genome shotgun sequence DNA segment encodes these proteins:
- the LOC137639836 gene encoding uncharacterized protein — MTESEKRERTTIRRKVSVLYNKLCNAVDSLDKAELQTELSFLSDYSQRLQTLDDLILTKVRLDSLVPQEDLDRQDSECEEYHRKIKLLSNKMQSRLDNLSVQIDNKTPCRTKIDLPKLNLPRYYADSKEDKFTCKRFFEVFEHLTAPYNLNEVERYNLLEQQCHSRAKAMISSIKVSQQTFGQAKQTLIAAFADEMPQKFVLIKELTDLRFVWGKDDPYIFYAHIKKLIDAVKDNAIDLDTVMLYFVWSSLPTKFQDIIVAITNKSHPTLDEVTGKFLEACSRYNAQLNTSKESPCKTAVLATSLNNSLTRSLCMLCNAKDHKIASCTKYLQVSDKIKRLKELHKCFKCLKAGHNSNECRFQTSGVCFKCKKGKHWSFLCSSKPTDSSNSKQTTTKVVNVIESVNEIPSTVTASSHLDIVDSLLPLLTVTTEHDRVKVDTVLDSGSQNSFIEESLSDFLNLKVVDPKIHLIIKGINTNQKICTKSVSFPFKIGDVRYEITCICIPKIKIQMKAPHMYKLIELLRQNGKEVAYDKFNDINRIHDIDDIKLLIGAKDWHCVMSMESGVLGQKDRLTSFYRINDKLILIGSISDWIKNLSDSVDTSLMSHRKISEETKSTTSYIGTMEIDSDGFDYEVPTLDGIYNLESLPDIAEVADYSQLGHDCKIFINMEEEDSIECVTNETEQEVTDFILCNIYRDNEKFYVVPIPWLTRYKDLLGSNERLAFKVLCSLKKKYMNSNVLKRIDEVFQSQIDLGIIEKVEDFEEYKRKFPKYFFISHSPVIKEERDTTKVRVIYMANLAEKRHDGSKGISLNQCIHPGYNKNFKISDALTMMRFDKFILGFDISKAFHRLAIDDENSSKFLFYWFKDVESRDFTPVVYRSKRVIFGMSVSPYLLQCCLYKMLILETDGDTLEIQELKKRIFQGSYVDNFLIGCADEDEVEMVHREASTIFEQHKFPLQQYVTNHSQFQRDIDCKVGTETPQEVKILGMCWDRYNDILKATCVKLNVETNTLRQILSSVMSIFDLNNTNLPVLNRCKIFLRQLQSDYVDKWDTSLHGAQLNEWRNIASQFNNGERLEIPRYMGSRKSNFDIIVMSDASKNFIGCVIYLQERDSKLVSFVSAHNKILNKNLKGRTMPVLELTAVEYALQRAFDLYKMLTSCIVPIAVNDIMLFSDSTIALSWLADYENLRTKLQKRSVYVNNRIANIVDLCKSTHSVKLAHVGSNENAADFTTRLVSFSKLRNSCYLTGPKMLREDLNLLEWLVIPNPGMINDVDIPKLVVNKANVEDMSVGTVVDLTKYSSLDKAIKVLMKVKLFINKLRLRINSKSQQSIALLDASYKKCSNDLLKLDQQNCFPDLQDFFTSKRKAKKCIPELVSRMNVFCDTDGILRVKCKMGKMSKGMMSRTPILISNNSDFGRILIMDTHVKFNHSGTYYVLHKLKPAFFLLKGFPTVKKVVNECYHCKRFNSRPVKVNANDYREWNVNPIKRFFSVCFIDYFGPYFTRYGSDKVKTYGVIFKCIWSHMINVEIVTSGDSKGFLLAFQNHVYNYGLPNKVFSDSGSNLGGAFTWIEECLKASEVQEFFNQRGVDVTEFSQYPRGSLNRGIGGIIESGVGLVRKLIQGAIHNNLDFLEFSHVIKQCICYANKKPISELGALREQNVNDDFQVLSPEFLKFGYDTQVMECIYHEGQLDDYDSSDLGKDFRRLIHIKEKLRNSYHNEFLFGLQDQATKYRGKYYPREHVKISKGDSLDKRFNG; from the coding sequence ATGACGGAATCGGAAAAGCGTGAACGTACTACTATACGCCGTAAGGTTAGTGTATTGTATAATAAATTGTGTAATGCTGTTGATTCTTTAGATAAAGCTGAATTGCAAACAGAATTGAGTTTTCTGAGTGATTACAGTCAAAGATTGCAGACGTTGGATGATTTGATCTTGACTAAAGTTAGACTGGACTCCTTAGTTCCGCAGGAGGATTTGGATAGGCAGGATTCTGAATGTGAGGAATATCATCGTAAAATTAAATTACTGTCAAACAAAATGCAATCTCGACTTGATAATCTCTCcgtacagattgataataaaactccttgcagaactaaaattgatttgcccaagttgaatttgcctcggtattatgcagattctaaggaagataaatttacatgtaagcgattttttgaagtttttgaacacttgactgctccgtataatttaaatgaagtcgagaggtataatttacttgagcagcaatgtcatagtagagcaaaggctatgattagttctataaaggtgtcccagcaaacttttggtcaggctaaacaaactttgatcgcagcatttgctgatgaaatgcctcagaagtttgtcctcattaaagagttaactgacttgaggtttgtttggggcaaggatgatccatatattttttatgctcatATTAAGAAGTTGATTGATGCAGTGAAAGATAATGCTATTGATTTGGACACtgttatgctttattttgtgtGGTCTTCATTGCCTACTAAATTTCAAGATATCATAGTTGCGATCACAAATAAGTCTCATCCTACTTTAGATGAGGTCACTGGTAAATTTTTGGAAGCTTGCAGCAGGTATAACGCTCAATTAAACACTAGTAAAGAAAGTCCATGTAAAACCGCAGTGTTGGCTACTAGTTTGAATAATAGTTTAACCAGGAGTTTATGTATGCTTTGTAATGCTAAAGATCACAAAATTGCCAGTTGTACAAAGTACTTGCaagtatctgataaaataaagcgattaaaagaattgcacaagtgctttaaatgcttaaaggcaggtcataatagtaatgagtgcagatttcaaacgtcaggtgtatgcttcaaatgcaaaaagggtaaacactggagttttttgtgtagttcaaagccaacagattctagtaatagtaagcaaactaccacaaaggtggttaatgttatagagagtgttaatgaaataccatcaactgttacagcatctagtcatttggatattgttgattctttattaccTTTACTAACAGTGACGACTGAACATGATCGTGTAAAAGTGGATACAGTTTTGGATTCGGGTAGCCAGAATTCCTTTATTGAGGAAAGTTTATCAGATTTTTTGAACTTAAAGGTAGTAGATCCTAAGATACATTTGATTATCAAAGGGATTAATACTAATCAAAAGATTTGTACCAAGTCAgtgagttttccttttaagattggtgatgtaagatatgaaattacttgtatttgtattcctaagattaaaattcagatgaaagctcctcatatgtataaattaatagaactgctaaggcagaatggtaaagaggttgcttatgataaattcaatgatataaacagaattcatgacattgatgatataaagctactgataggtgcaaaggattggcattgtgtgatgagcatggagagtggagtactaggtcaaaaagacagactgacttctttttacagaattaatgataaactaatattaattggttCTATTTCTGACTGGATAAAGAATCTTTCCGATTCAGTAGATACATCTTTGATGTCTCATAGGAAGATTTCTGAAGAAACAAAATCTACTACTTCATACATTGGCACTATGGAGATTGATTCTGATGGATTTGACTATGAAGTGCCAACACTTGATGGAATATATAATCTTGAAAGCCTGCCAGATATAGCAGAGGTTGCGGATTATTCTCAGTTAGGTCATGattgtaagatattcataaatatggaagaagaggattctattgaatgtgttactaatgaaactgagcaagaagtgacagattttattttatgcaacatttacagagataatgaaaaattttatgtcgtaccaattccttggttgactagatataaagatcttcttggatcaaatgagagacttgctttcaaggttctgtgcagtctgaagaagaaatacatgaacagtaatgttctaaagcgaattgatgaagttttccagtcgcaaattgatttgggaatcattgaaaaagttgaagattttgaagaatataaaaggaaatttccaaaatatttcttcattagccacagtcctgtaattaaagaagaaagagatactacgaaagtaagagttatttacatggcgaatcttgcagaaaaaagacatgatggcagtaaaggcattagtctgaatcaatgtattcacccaggttataacaagaattttaaaataagtgatgcattgaccatgatgaggtttgacaagtttatacttggatttgatatttcaaaagcctttcacagattggccattgatgatgagaattcctcaaaatttctcttttattggtttaaggatgttgaatctagagattttacaccagttgtgtatcgctcaaagcgagtaatatttgggatgtctgtttctccatatctgttgcagtgctgtctttataaaatgctaatattggagacagatggtgatactttagaaattcaggaattgaaaaaaagaatcttccaaggcagttatgttgataattttctaattggttgtgcagatgaagatgaagttgaaatggttcacagggaagccagtacaatatttgagcagcataaatttccattgcagcagTATGTTACTAATCATTCTCAATTTCAGCGTGACATTGACTGTAAAGTTGGCACAGAGACTCCACAAGAGGTTAAAATTCTTGGCATGTGCTGGGACAGATATAATGATATACTAAAGGCCACATGTGTTAAATTAAATGTTGAAACCAATACTcttaggcagattttgagttcagtaatgagtatatttgatttgaataatactaacttgcctgttttaaacagatgtaagatcttcctcaggcaattacagtctgattatgtagataaatgggatacttctcttcatggtgctcagctaaatgaatggagaaacatagcttcacaattcaataatggtgaaaggctagagataccaagatatatgggtagcagaaagtctaattttgatataattgtaatgagtgatgcgagtaaaaactttattggatgtgttatttacttgcaggagagagattcaaagttggtatccttcgtatctgcccataataagattctgaataaaaatctgaaagggcgaactatgcctgtactcgaactcactgcagtagagtatgcattgcaaagggcttttgatctgtataaaatgctcacttcttgtattgtgcctattgcagttaatgacataatgttgttttcagattctacgattgccttaagttggctagctgattatgagaacttgagaacaaagcttcaaaagagaagtgtatatgtaaataatagaatcgcaaatattgtcgacctctgtaagtctacacactcggtgaagttagctcacgtaggatcaaatgaaaatgctgcagatttcacgactagattagtatccttctcaaagttaagaaactcttgttacttgaccggacccaagatgttacgggaagatttaaatttactagaatggcttgtaattcctaatccaggcatgattaatgatgtggatataccgaagctggttgtaaataaggcaaatgttgaagatatgtcagttggtacagttgttgatttaactaagtattcttcacttgacaaagcaattaaagtactaatgaaagttaagcttttcataaacaaattaagattaagaataaattctaagagccagcagtcaattgccttattagatgcaagctacaaaaaatgcagtaatgatttgctaaagcttgatcaacagaattgctttccagatttacaagattttttcactTCAAAACGGAAAGCAAAAAAGTGTATTCCTGAGCTAGTTAGTAGAATGAATGTATTTTGTGACACTGATGGTATTCTTAGAGTAAAATGTAAAATGGGAAAGATGTCTAAAGGTATGATGTCGAGAACTCCAATACTCATTAGTAATAATAGCGATTTCGGTAGAATACTGATAATGGACACTCACGTGAAGTTTAATCACTCGGGTACTTACTACGTGCTACATAAATTGAAACCGGCATTTTTTTTGCTAAAGGGATTTCCAACAGTTAAGAAGGTTGTGAATGAATGTTACCACTGTAAACGTTTTAATAGTAGACCAgttaaagttaatgctaatgactatagagagtggaatgtgaatcccataaagaggtttttttctgtatgtttcattgattactttggaccatatttcacaaggtatggaagtgacaaagttaaaacctatggggtaatttttaaatgtatttggtctcacatgattaatgttgaaatagtgacttcaggtgattctaaaggatttttattggcttttcaaaatcatgtttacaactatggtttgcctaacaaagtattttcagattctggctcaaatcttggtggtgcattcacatggattgaggaatgtctgaaagcaagtgaggtgcaggaattcttcaatcagaggggtgtcgatgtcactgaattttcacagtatcctcgtggttctctgaatcgtggtattggaggtatcatagagtccggagttggtctggtaagaaagttaatacagggagcaatccataataatctagattttctggaattttctcatgtaattAAACAATGCATATGTTACGCTAATAAGAAACCCATTTCTGAACTTGGTGCATTAAGGGAACAGAATGTGAATGATGATTTTCAGGTGCTATCACCAGAGTTTTTGAAATTTGGATATGATACACaggttatggaatgtatatatcacgaaggtcaacttgatgattatgactcttctgacttgggtaaggactttcggcgtttaattcatattaaagagaaattgcgtaatagttatcacaatgaatttttatttggattgcaagatcaggcaactaaatacagaggtaaatattaccctagggagcacgttaaaatatcaaaaggtgacagtcttgataaaagattcaatggttaa